A window of the Zeugodacus cucurbitae isolate PBARC_wt_2022May chromosome 2, idZeuCucr1.2, whole genome shotgun sequence genome harbors these coding sequences:
- the LOC105219217 gene encoding glutathione S-transferase 1-1, with amino-acid sequence MDFYYLPGSAPCRSVLLTAHCIGIELNKKILDLRTGDHLKPEFLKINPQHTIPTLVDGDFSLWESRAIMIYLVEQYAKTDSLFPKCPETRALINQRLYFDMDLYMTFGKFFYPPAMAKTPFDPEGRKKLETQLELFNTLLAGNNFVVGETLTLADLSLLATISTIDMAQFVKDFNVDVRKYANIKKWYENMRAVTPGFKENREGCLAFQKFFEGK; translated from the coding sequence ATGGATTTCTATTATTTGCCTGGTTCTGCGCCTTGTCGCTCCGTGCTACTAACCGCGCACTGCATTGGCATTGAGTTGAATAAAAAGATACTCGATTTGCGCACTGGCGATCACCTGAAGCCCGAGTTCCTGAAGATCAATCCACAGCACACGATCCCCACACTGGTCGACGGTGATTTTTCGCTCTGGGAATCCCGCGCCATCATGATCTACCTGGTAGAGCAATATGCCAAAACCGACTCACTCTTCCCCAAGTGTCCCGAAACTCGTGCGCTCATCAATCAGCGTCTGTACTTCGACATGGATCTTTACATGACGTTCGGCAAGTTCTTTTATCCACCCGCAATGGCCAAGACTCCATTCGATCCGGAAGGTCGCAAGAAGTTGGAAACACAATTGGAATTGTTCAACACCTTGTTGGCCGGTAACAACTTCGTTGTTGGCGAGACGCTGACTTTAGCCGATCTCTCACTTTTGGCCACAATCAGCACCATAGACATGGCCCAGTTCGTGAAAGACTTCAACGTCGATGTGAGAAAGTATGCCAACATCAAAAAGTGGTATGAGAACATGCGTGCCGTCACACCTGGTTTCAAAGAGAATCGCGAAGGTTGCTTGGCGTTCCAGAAATTCTTTGAGGGCAAATAA